The sequence TTTATAAAGGCTAGATTATGTTTAATAAAGTAGTTTTGGTAGGAAATTTAACTAGAGATATCGAGCTTAGATATATCCAAAGTGGCACCGCCGTAGGTAGTGCTGGTATGGCTGTTAATCGCAAATTTAGCGTTAATGGCGAAAAGAGAGATGAAACTTGCTTTATTGACATAACCTTTTTTGGTCGCCAAGCCGAAATAGCAAATCAATATCTAAATAAAGGTAGCAAAGTCTTAATAGAAGGAAGGCTAAAATTTGATACTTGGCAAGACCAAAATGGCCAAAATCGCTCTAAGCACTCAGTAGTAGTAGAAAATATGGAGATGCTAGGCGGACAACAAAATCAAGGTGGATTTAATAGAGATAGTGAGCCAAACTACAATAGCGGATATCCTAATAACAGATCAAACTCATACCAAAGAGAAGATAATGGTGGATATGGGAGAGAATTTAACCAAAATAACAGATATCAACAAAATAGCAATTACAATCAAAAACAGCAAGTAGAAGAGCCTTATCAAGAAAAAGTCCCAGAGATAGATCTCGATGCTGATATAAAATATGATAGCAAACCAAGCAAATCAAATTTTAATGATAGTAGCGAAGATGAAATTCCATTTTAAAGGATAAACAATGGCAGAAAAAAGAAAATATAGTAAAAAATATTGCAAATTCACAGAGGCAAAAATTGATTTTATAGATTATAAAGATACGGCACTTTTAAAACAATGCCTATCTGAAAGATTCAAAATTATGCCAAGACGCTTAACAGGTACAAGCAAAAAACATCAAGAAATGGTAGAAAAAGCGATAAAAAGAGCTAGACATGTTGCTCTTATACCATACATTGTAGATAGAAAAAATGTAGTTACAAACCCATTTGAAGGTCTATAATTTAATGCCCCGTTATGGGGTATTAAATTTACTCACAC is a genomic window of Campylobacter devanensis containing:
- a CDS encoding single-stranded DNA-binding protein, whose protein sequence is MFNKVVLVGNLTRDIELRYIQSGTAVGSAGMAVNRKFSVNGEKRDETCFIDITFFGRQAEIANQYLNKGSKVLIEGRLKFDTWQDQNGQNRSKHSVVVENMEMLGGQQNQGGFNRDSEPNYNSGYPNNRSNSYQREDNGGYGREFNQNNRYQQNSNYNQKQQVEEPYQEKVPEIDLDADIKYDSKPSKSNFNDSSEDEIPF
- the rpsR gene encoding 30S ribosomal protein S18; translation: MAEKRKYSKKYCKFTEAKIDFIDYKDTALLKQCLSERFKIMPRRLTGTSKKHQEMVEKAIKRARHVALIPYIVDRKNVVTNPFEGL